A DNA window from Iodobacter ciconiae contains the following coding sequences:
- the treR gene encoding trehalose operon repressor gives MNKYSQIFADIVADIDNQRLQKGEKIPSESELMNSYAASRGTVRKAVDQLQERGYVQKIHGKGVFVLKPGNIEFQLSGIVSFKESYERLGRGVTTQIAGFQSVSADKTLAKLLQVPEKTELVRIKRVRNIDGENVILDINYFVAELIPGLTPQIAQNSIYEYIEKVLKLNICYAQRVFEAQPCIEDDRRYLDLNGMDHVIVVKNHTHLYDGRQFEYTESRHRLDKFFFSDIARR, from the coding sequence CGATATCGTTGCGGATATTGATAATCAGCGTTTGCAAAAAGGCGAAAAAATTCCTTCCGAATCAGAGCTGATGAATAGCTATGCGGCAAGCCGGGGCACGGTGCGTAAGGCAGTGGATCAGTTGCAGGAGCGCGGCTATGTGCAAAAAATCCATGGTAAGGGGGTGTTTGTTTTAAAGCCGGGCAATATCGAATTTCAACTTAGCGGCATTGTCAGCTTTAAAGAGTCTTACGAGCGTTTAGGGCGGGGAGTAACGACGCAGATTGCCGGTTTTCAATCGGTTAGTGCGGATAAAACGTTGGCTAAGCTATTGCAAGTGCCGGAAAAAACCGAGCTGGTACGCATTAAGCGGGTGCGTAATATCGATGGCGAGAATGTGATTCTGGATATTAACTATTTCGTGGCCGAGCTGATTCCCGGCCTTACGCCGCAAATTGCGCAAAATTCGATTTATGAGTACATAGAGAAGGTGCTTAAGCTCAATATCTGTTATGCCCAGAGGGTGTTTGAAGCCCAGCCCTGCATTGAAGATGATCGCCGTTATCTGGATTTAAATGGCATGGATCATGTAATTGTGGTGAAAAACCATACCCATTTATACGATGGCCGCCAGTTTGAATATACGGAATCCCGGCACCGGCTGGATAAATTCTTTTTCTCTGATATTGCGCGGCGTTAA
- a CDS encoding aminopeptidase P family protein, whose amino-acid sequence MFQPEIYRQRRATLSASLPDSLILLLGNVDSPMNYSDNIFPFIQDSSFRYYFGLNEPGLAGLIDTANDVVTLFGNEPEVADIVWTGPQPSLSERAAAAGITQSQPYTKLGEALAAAQAAGIAVQYLAPYRGETILELSKLLSTDSSKVKAGFSSALTHAVIAQREIKSAEEIAEMEKVLAITRDVHHAAMRASHATVLEHQVVGLMEGIVRSHDLQLAYPSIFSRNGEVLHNHHHHQVLQAGDLVLNDTGATSAGGYASDITRTIPVGGKFSPRQRQLYDAVLAMQTEAIAALKPGLPYLAAHKLAAKVMVKAMSKLGFFKGDADAIVESGAYAIAFPHGLGHQIGLDVHDMESLGENLVGYGEGVERSTLFGMGYLRLGKPLKAGMVITVEPGIYFIPALIDAWQAEGRHGEMINYAKFSEYKDFGGIRIEDNVLITTTGSRILGPHIARTAEEVEAVMQAA is encoded by the coding sequence ATGTTCCAGCCCGAAATCTATCGCCAGCGCCGCGCCACTCTTTCTGCCAGCTTGCCAGATAGCCTGATTTTGCTGCTAGGCAACGTCGATTCGCCCATGAATTACTCGGATAATATTTTCCCGTTTATTCAGGACAGCAGCTTTCGCTACTACTTCGGTCTGAACGAGCCGGGCCTTGCCGGCCTGATCGATACCGCCAATGATGTGGTAACCCTGTTTGGCAATGAGCCGGAAGTGGCCGATATCGTATGGACCGGCCCGCAGCCATCCTTAAGCGAGCGCGCAGCCGCAGCAGGCATTACCCAAAGCCAGCCTTACACAAAACTCGGTGAAGCGCTGGCAGCTGCGCAAGCCGCCGGTATTGCCGTACAATATTTAGCCCCCTATCGTGGTGAAACGATTCTGGAGCTGTCTAAGCTATTAAGCACCGACAGCTCAAAAGTAAAAGCAGGCTTTTCAAGCGCCCTAACCCACGCCGTGATTGCACAACGTGAAATTAAATCAGCGGAAGAAATCGCCGAAATGGAAAAAGTGCTGGCCATTACCCGTGATGTACACCACGCCGCGATGCGTGCATCACACGCTACCGTGCTGGAGCATCAGGTTGTGGGTTTAATGGAAGGCATTGTCCGCAGTCATGATTTACAACTGGCCTACCCGAGTATTTTCTCCAGAAACGGCGAAGTACTGCATAACCATCATCATCATCAGGTCCTGCAGGCAGGCGATCTGGTCCTGAACGACACCGGTGCAACATCGGCTGGTGGCTATGCCAGCGATATCACCCGTACCATTCCGGTGGGCGGCAAATTCAGCCCGCGCCAGCGCCAATTGTATGATGCGGTGCTGGCCATGCAAACCGAAGCCATTGCTGCACTAAAGCCCGGCCTGCCTTATCTGGCAGCGCATAAACTGGCCGCCAAAGTCATGGTGAAAGCCATGAGCAAGCTGGGCTTCTTTAAAGGCGATGCGGATGCAATTGTAGAATCCGGCGCTTACGCCATCGCCTTCCCGCACGGCCTTGGCCACCAGATTGGCCTGGATGTACATGATATGGAAAGCCTGGGTGAAAACCTGGTCGGCTATGGCGAAGGTGTAGAGCGCAGCACGCTGTTTGGCATGGGCTATTTACGCTTAGGCAAACCATTGAAAGCCGGCATGGTGATTACGGTAGAGCCCGGCATCTACTTTATCCCCGCCCTGATCGACGCCTGGCAGGCAGAAGGCCGCCACGGCGAGATGATCAATTACGCCAAATTTAGCGAATACAAAGACTTTGGCGGCATCCGTATCGAAGACAATGTGCTGATCACGACCACCGGTAGCCGCATTCTGGGCCCGCATATTGCACGCACAGCAGAAGAGGTTGAAGCGGTGATGCAGGCAGCCTAA